The nucleotide window TTTATCAAAACAAACCTTAATTAGGGTGCGATCTTGCCAAGTTTTAATTATTGGCTCATAAACTAGGATTTTTATCATGCCGTAACGCACCTTTTATCTAAAAATTTTACAGCTAAAATAAATTTTTTCTCTATTATAGCAGGAGGCTTTTATGCTGTTATGTTTGTTTGAGACTTAAAAAATGTCCTAACCCCCTTGGCGATTGCTATTATTTATCTTTTTGCTTGATTGGCTTATCTCGATTTTCTGCCCATTCTTCAGCTTTAGCGGTAGCAATAGCAATTGCCCTCCCTTCTTCATAATGTTCTTCTTCGAGTAAAGCGTTAGCAATTTCAATCGCTTTATTTCTAACTTCAGGACTAAAATTTTTCAGAGATTGTGGATAATTATTTTCATCCCAAGGCATAATGAAAACTCCGTTATTTTGTTGTCATTTTATCTTTAATTCAATTAAAAAAATTCATCATATTTCTTTCATCTATCTAAAAGAATATCAAGTATCTGCACATAAATAAAGTTCCGATGGTGGGCGATGCCCACCCTACAATATAATTATGTCCACCGACTTACCTCACTAATTTGACCTTAATTTTTTTCAAAAATGGTTAATCTCAAAGGATCACAAAAAAACTTTAATTTTCTACTAATTTCAGGACTTAGTATATCTACTGCACTCTACCAATAGATTTTGCTCCATTGTTCAGTTTCCACACTAAGGGAGAACCTCTAAAACCCACCAATTTATCTAAAACCGAACGAGCTAAAGTGGCGTTAACTAAGTTCATGTCCAGGGAGCGAGGATGTTTAAGGGATGCTTTAACGGCTGCCGGGGTAATTTCCCGATAAGTTATGCGTTGGGGGTTTCTTAAATTAAGAACTTCTTTGAGATGCCAAGCGATAATTTCTCCTTCCCGGTCTTCGTCAGTAGCTAAAATTACTGTATCTACTTGCCGGGCGAGTTCTTTTAGTTGTGCGATCGCGCAGCGCCACTTCGTGATCGTTTTTTTCGCCATCGGATTTTTAGGCACAAAACGGCAAGAAATGCTATCTTCCTTGAGGTCGAAACCTAAGTTATCATCCCCATCTTTAGCCAGTTCGCGGATATGTCCGCCACTAGCTCTGACAATCTACTCTCACCCCAGAATTTACTGTAGTTTTTTCAGTTTTCCAGGCGCTTCTATAAGAAATAGCTTTTTTGACATCTGCCAGTTGATTGTTAGGTTATGTAATTTGGCATTATCCTAATAGTTTAGCACACTAAGTACGGAAGAACCAAATTTTCAGAATTGGTATTACAAGGTTATCGCCAACTTGGATAATTTTCCCTTGTCGGTTGCCAATAACCTGTCTAGGTTTCTAAAACTACGGTAGTTGACTGATTAACTGAATTAAAAAAAGGGCGATCATTAGAGTTACAGCCGTTTGTAGAGTGTAGCTAACAGTCCATTTTAAAAGCTTTGCCTGTGTCATAACATTAAATAGGTTACGTGGTTCTTTTATCTGTCTTCAAGACTCAACTGAACAATTCCGCTCCCTTTAGCTTGGTTTAATATTAAAAAATTTAATCGATAATTTCTGCGATCGCTGATCTTAAGACTTACAATCAATAGACTTTGACTCACTCAAACCTGAACTAAAGGGGATTGATCAAATTATAAACCAGAGATAGAGTTATGACAGCCTCACGCAATCATATAATGTTGCGATGAAGGGAAAGGAAAGGACTGTATAAATATGTTTAGGGTTTTTGGAAGGTAAACCCCATCTCGGACTGGTTATATGTCCGAGTTTTTATTTTGAGCCAATAATCTATCACAATTGTAGGATGGGCATTGCCCACCTTAACCAGAGGAGTAGTGCTTGTTTTTTCTTCGGTGCATAACTCCTAAATGCGTAACTCCTAAGATTCAACCAAAATCTGAGGTTACGTAAAAACCTGTTAAAATTTTTCGGTTTTGCTGCATCCTTTCCCCTTTTCCCTTTCCCCAAATGGGTTTCAAGATATTTTTTCTAGAGAAGTTAGTGGCATTCCACCTTGCACAAGAATGGGGAATTCTTGCTCCATTAGGTTAAAGCGATCGCCACAATTATCCTGTTTTTTTTGCGTTATATAGCAACCGCAGCCTTATATATTTTGGTTCATGGGATGAAGACGGTAAAAAATATACTGATGAATAAAAACCTGAGAAAATGTTAAGTTAGTTAAATTGGCAAATTAACGACTGTAAACCCATAATCAGGAACACCCTATCATGACAGTAACTCCTATTCGAGCCAAAGAAGAGCTTAAATACGAAATTAAAGACATTTCTCTCGCCCCCAGTGGTAGACAACGCATCGAATGGGCAGGGCGTGAAATGCCTGTAGTTAAACAAATTAAAGACCGTTTTGAGAAAGAAAAACCCTTTGAAGGCATTCGTTTAATTGCCTGTTGTCACGTGACCACCGAAACCGCCAATTTAGCCATTGCCCTCAAAGCCGGTGGCGCAGATGCTGTTTTAATTGCCAGTAACCCCTTATCAACTCAAGATGATGTGGCAGCTTGTTTAGTCGCTGACTACGGTATCCCTGTATTTGCCATCAAAGGAGAAGATAACGCAACCTATCATCGTCATGTTCAGATTGCTCTAGATCACAAACCTAATCTCATTATCGATGACGGGGGCGATGTTACCGCCACTCTCATTCAAGAAAGAAAAGATCAAATTGCTGATATTATCGGCACAACGGAAGAAACTACTACCGGCATTGTCCGTCTCGCTGCGATGTTAAAAGATGGGGTTCTCAGTTTCCCCGCCATGAACGTTAATGATGCAGATACTAAGCATTTCTTTGATAACCGCTATGGGACAGGGCAATCTACCCTAGATGGTATTATTCGCGCCACTAACGTTTTATTAGCTGGTAAAACCGTCGTTGTTGCTGGTTATGGATGGTGTGGTAAAGGGACAGCTATGCGGGCCCGGGGACTCGGTGCTAATGTTATCGTAACCGAAATTAACGCCGTTAAAGCGATCGAAGCGGTTATGGACGGTTTCCGGGTAATGCCGATGATAGAAGCTGCCCCTTTGGGTGATTTATTTGTTACTGTAACCGGTAACAAGCACGTCATCCGCCCTGAACATTTTGATGTTATGAAAGATGGGGCAATTGTTTGTAATTCCGGTCACTTTGATATTGAAATTGACCTCCAATCTTTAGGGGAAAAAGCCTCAGAAATTAAAGAGGTTCGCAACTTTACTCAACAATATACTTTAGCCAGTGGTAAATCCATTGTGGTTTTAGGGGAAGGACGGTTAATTAACCTAGCCGCCGCCGAAGGACACCCCTCCGCCGTCATGGATATGAGTTTTGCAAACCAAGCTTTAGCCTGTGAATATTTAGTTAAAAATAAAGGAAAATTAGAGCCAGGAATTTATAATATTCCTACCGAAATAGATCAAGAAATTGCTCGTTTGAAATTACAAGGAATGGGGATTTCTATTGATAGCTTAACCCCAGAACAAGAAGCTTATTTAAATTCTTGGACTTCAGGCACATAATTAATTAATTCAAGTCATAGTAGGGTGGGCATTGCCCACCTTTTTAGTTAACAGTGAACAGTTAACAGTTAACACTCAAGAAGATATAGGGTTTCTCAAACTCATGAGTTACTCCTGCCTTCAGCCTTCAGCCTTCTGCCCTCTGCCTCCTGCCCTCTGCCCCCTGCCTCCTGCCTTATAAATAAGATAACTTTGTTCACCCATTAAATCCCATTACTATAATTAATCATGGCTAAACTTTCTGTAGAATTAAACCGTTATTTTTTTGAAGAAGAAAGAGCCTCTGATGTTAAAATTGGTGATATTCTCACCTTAGCCGGAGAACGTATTTTTGGGTTTTTATTAGTTATTTTATCTCTTCCCTCTGCTTTACCCGTTCCTGCACCGGGGTATTCAATTCCTTTTGGAATTTTAATTTTTTTATTAGCGGTTCAGCTTATTTTTGGGGCGAAAACCCCTTGGATGCCAGCTAAAATGATGCAAGGTTCAATGAAACTCGAAACGGTGCAAAAATTTGTCAAAATGGGACTTCCTTGGTTACGACGCATTGAAGCATTAACTAAACCCCGTTTAACTTATATTTGTATCAGTTTACCGGGTCGAATTATTATCGGAGTTGCTATTGCTTTGATGGCTATTTCGATGATGATTCCTATTCCCGGAACCAATACTTTACCCGCTATGGGGATTTTTGTAACCGCGTTTGGATTACAAGAAGATGATGGTTTTATTAGTCTGGCTGGTTTATTTATTTGTTTAATGGCTGGTATTCTCTCTACTTCTATTATTATTGCCACGATTTGGGGCGGTGTCAGCTTGTTAGATTGGATTAAATCCCAATTTTAAAATATAGCTAGTTGGTTTGTCAAGAATTGTCAAGAAAAAGCTGGATTTTTATTGACACTCATCCAGCTTTTTGAACATTTGTGCTTAAATTCACCTCAATCTGGTTAACTTGAACTCAGGTTAAGTAACCGAAATCTGCTAAATCGATGCCAATTAACTGACTTGTTTTTCTATTGCTTTCCTGAAATGTATTACCCACTTTTTGTTTGACTAATTCCTTCATAACAGTTTCCATGTGTTTCTGTTGCTGCTCAGGTATTAATAAATCCAGCGATTTACCCAAGGCATTACTTACCTTTTGCTGGACTTTTTGTTTGGTGAAATCAGGTCTAGCAGGGTTAGGATAAAAAAGAACGTTATTGATCCTGGATTTTAGAGCTAAAGTGCCTGCTTTGAGCGATGTATTTATTTTTTCAGAGGTAGATATTTCGTCTAAATATTGATCTAGATTATTGACTTTTGGACTAGCATTTGAAAAATTGATAATTTTTTTTAACGTTTCTTTAGGATTCTTAATAAAAAGCTCAAATGGTAAAACGAGTACGTTTTCTCGACCAAAATTCTCTTGATAGCATTCTAATAGCCGGTCATACATATAGTAATTTATTGATATTATTGTTCTCTTTTCAAAATCCATAGCCTGGTTCATAAATGACTCAAGGCTTTCGTTATACCTGGCCTTAACGAGTTGTTTATAAATAGAAAGAATTGCTGACTTTTGTTCTCTAATGAAAAAAAATATTTTGGCTTGGGGGAAGGTATCATATATTCTTTTCGAGACTGATTTTTGATGCATGAGCCTCCCACCGATAGACATGGACAATAGCTCGTTAGTCAAAACTGGCATCAAACCACGAGAGTAAATCTCAGAAAATTTAGTTTCATAATATTTCTGTACCATTTCCGGAAAAAAGGAAAAATCGTCACAATTAACAAAGTATTTGAGGCAATCACGATCTCCGGGGGTATTTTTAGTCTTTATAAAGTTAGTAAATCCTAAATTATTATTGTTGAATATTTGTTGCTGAAACCAAGTTGAAGCTGTTTTGGGAATCCCCAAATGTATTAAAACCTTAGCGTTATTTTTTTCCATACCAATTTTTTTTTTTTTGATTTGACATTGTCAATATATCATAATTAGCTACTCTTTTATCGGGACTTAAAATTATCCCTATTTCTGCCAATTGTAATCAATCTCCGAAATGCCAGGGGATTTTTACTGGGACAAGTTTTTTTAGGGGAGCGCTCACTACGTGGCATTACCTGGTATATAGTGTCCCGTAGTCGGACTCAACAGCGTAATCTAATAAACTACATTTTGAAGTGTGAAATTGACGCTAAAAAGCTTTATAATTCTGTAGATATTGATGAAAATGACCAACTGATACTAAATCCGGTTCACATAAGTAGAGACGTTGTATGCAAAGTCTCTACAGAGGTTCATGAAAAAGATAAAGAAACTTTGGCAATCGGATTTAGTAAGCTGTTACGATGCGTAAATTATTCTTTGTAGTAGGGTGTGGGAAAGGGGGCGCATGGCAAGGGGGCGTATGTGAAGAGGGTTTATTTCTCAAGAATTGATGATATAAAAATTAAATGCGTCTTAGCTTATGATAGGATCTGTTCGGTCAGCCGACATAGCCGGAAACCTCTATCCTATTTCAATTGTCAATATAAAGTCAAGATTAATAAAATTAGGGAATCATATCATTTAATTGTGAAGATCTGGTTAAATAGTGTTAATTATTATA belongs to Gloeothece citriformis PCC 7424 and includes:
- a CDS encoding toprim domain-containing protein: MVRASGGHIRELAKDGDDNLGFDLKEDSISCRFVPKNPMAKKTITKWRCAIAQLKELARQVDTVILATDEDREGEIIAWHLKEVLNLRNPQRITYREITPAAVKASLKHPRSLDMNLVNATLARSVLDKLVGFRGSPLVWKLNNGAKSIGRVQ
- the ahcY gene encoding adenosylhomocysteinase, which produces MTVTPIRAKEELKYEIKDISLAPSGRQRIEWAGREMPVVKQIKDRFEKEKPFEGIRLIACCHVTTETANLAIALKAGGADAVLIASNPLSTQDDVAACLVADYGIPVFAIKGEDNATYHRHVQIALDHKPNLIIDDGGDVTATLIQERKDQIADIIGTTEETTTGIVRLAAMLKDGVLSFPAMNVNDADTKHFFDNRYGTGQSTLDGIIRATNVLLAGKTVVVAGYGWCGKGTAMRARGLGANVIVTEINAVKAIEAVMDGFRVMPMIEAAPLGDLFVTVTGNKHVIRPEHFDVMKDGAIVCNSGHFDIEIDLQSLGEKASEIKEVRNFTQQYTLASGKSIVVLGEGRLINLAAAEGHPSAVMDMSFANQALACEYLVKNKGKLEPGIYNIPTEIDQEIARLKLQGMGISIDSLTPEQEAYLNSWTSGT
- a CDS encoding exopolysaccharide biosynthesis protein, coding for MAKLSVELNRYFFEEERASDVKIGDILTLAGERIFGFLLVILSLPSALPVPAPGYSIPFGILIFLLAVQLIFGAKTPWMPAKMMQGSMKLETVQKFVKMGLPWLRRIEALTKPRLTYICISLPGRIIIGVAIALMAISMMIPIPGTNTLPAMGIFVTAFGLQEDDGFISLAGLFICLMAGILSTSIIIATIWGGVSLLDWIKSQF
- a CDS encoding sulfotransferase domain-containing protein, translating into MEKNNAKVLIHLGIPKTASTWFQQQIFNNNNLGFTNFIKTKNTPGDRDCLKYFVNCDDFSFFPEMVQKYYETKFSEIYSRGLMPVLTNELLSMSIGGRLMHQKSVSKRIYDTFPQAKIFFFIREQKSAILSIYKQLVKARYNESLESFMNQAMDFEKRTIISINYYMYDRLLECYQENFGRENVLVLPFELFIKNPKETLKKIINFSNASPKVNNLDQYLDEISTSEKINTSLKAGTLALKSRINNVLFYPNPARPDFTKQKVQQKVSNALGKSLDLLIPEQQQKHMETVMKELVKQKVGNTFQESNRKTSQLIGIDLADFGYLT